From a region of the Haloferax volcanii DS2 genome:
- the mbhE gene encoding hydrogen gas-evolving membrane-bound hydrogenase subunit E: MQPTPEVVLAVVFLPFLAAAFTPVVYRLFGERTAYFAAAVALVTLGLVTDLYLAGAHGTVPLEWIPSLGISLAFHVDGLALLIAFLASGVGVLILTYSGGYMHGEPGQAKYYATLLAFMGSMLGVALAGDLVALFVFWELTSLSSFILIGHYTGEKASQYAARKSMLITVSGGLFMLVGFLLLVWASGQTGAIEGTTYSIPVLVEHADAIREVLTASGLLVPVLVLVGLGAATKSAQVPFHVWLPNAMEAPTPVSAFLHSATMVKAGVYLVGRFRPLFLPEDAAVLGEWTLIFAVLGLLTMTVAAMLAVSATDIKELLAYSTASHLGLIIAAFGFANSYGAEAGAFHILNHASFKAALFMVAGIIAHEAGTRNIDRLGGLRKHLPVTAVIAVVASLSMAGFPPFNGFYSKELLFESTYYAAEHMGGVAWIFPVVAVFGSVFTFLYSIKFASLFFGDEPDGLGHVHRPPAAMLVPPAILGALVLAISAQPNLFIEGLIGDVYGSVVPGEAHSFSVHFPTELTPYVIMSLITIVVGAAAFPFYDRIHDAINAALRGPVRANWWYDNFVEGLTTTSVAVTPKIQTGLLRTYATWGLFGFVALALGGYAAAGVSMPGFSTLSVSIPIVLVLLVALVAAFAVDVAPSHVAGVLTLSIVGFMVAIFYILADAPDLALTQLVVETLVLVIFLLVLDRLPAFYGDAPDRLVSVRDGLLSLAVGGTVFLTVLLSTDASPDPLLQEFFVARAGVPAEHGPFFADYGGGSNIVNVILVDFRGIDTMGEISVVVMASLAILTLIRMRTRGETQ; encoded by the coding sequence GTGCAACCCACACCGGAAGTCGTCCTCGCGGTCGTCTTCTTGCCGTTTCTCGCCGCGGCGTTCACACCGGTAGTCTACCGGCTCTTCGGTGAGCGCACGGCGTACTTCGCGGCCGCCGTCGCGTTGGTCACGCTCGGCCTCGTGACGGACCTGTATCTCGCGGGGGCGCACGGAACCGTGCCGCTCGAATGGATTCCCTCGCTCGGAATCTCGCTGGCGTTTCACGTCGACGGGTTGGCGCTTCTCATCGCCTTCCTCGCCAGCGGCGTCGGCGTGCTCATCCTCACGTACTCCGGAGGATACATGCACGGCGAACCGGGCCAGGCGAAATACTACGCGACCCTGTTGGCGTTCATGGGCTCGATGCTCGGCGTCGCCCTCGCGGGCGACCTCGTCGCCCTGTTCGTCTTCTGGGAGCTGACGAGCCTCTCGTCGTTCATCCTCATCGGCCACTACACCGGGGAGAAGGCCTCCCAGTACGCCGCCCGGAAGTCGATGCTCATCACCGTCTCCGGCGGCCTGTTCATGCTGGTCGGCTTCCTGCTTCTCGTCTGGGCGTCCGGCCAGACGGGAGCCATCGAGGGAACGACGTACAGCATCCCGGTTTTGGTCGAACACGCGGACGCGATTCGCGAGGTCCTGACGGCCTCCGGCCTGCTCGTCCCCGTGCTCGTCCTCGTCGGCCTCGGCGCGGCGACGAAGTCCGCGCAGGTCCCGTTCCACGTCTGGCTTCCCAACGCGATGGAGGCACCGACGCCGGTCTCGGCGTTCCTCCACTCCGCGACGATGGTCAAAGCCGGCGTCTACCTCGTCGGCCGATTCCGCCCGCTTTTCCTCCCCGAGGACGCGGCGGTGCTCGGTGAATGGACGCTCATCTTCGCCGTGCTCGGCCTGTTGACGATGACCGTCGCGGCCATGCTCGCGGTGAGCGCGACCGACATCAAGGAACTGCTCGCGTACTCGACGGCCTCGCACCTCGGCCTCATCATCGCCGCCTTCGGCTTCGCCAACAGCTACGGCGCGGAGGCCGGCGCGTTCCACATCCTGAACCACGCGAGCTTCAAGGCCGCGCTGTTCATGGTCGCGGGCATCATCGCCCACGAGGCCGGAACCCGGAACATCGACCGCCTCGGCGGGCTCCGAAAACACCTGCCCGTGACGGCCGTCATCGCGGTCGTCGCGTCGCTGTCGATGGCCGGCTTCCCGCCGTTCAACGGCTTCTACTCGAAGGAACTGCTGTTCGAGTCGACGTACTACGCCGCCGAACACATGGGCGGCGTCGCGTGGATTTTCCCCGTCGTCGCGGTGTTCGGGAGCGTCTTCACGTTCCTCTACTCCATCAAGTTCGCCTCGCTGTTCTTCGGCGACGAACCCGACGGCCTGGGTCACGTCCACCGCCCGCCCGCGGCGATGCTCGTCCCGCCGGCGATTCTCGGCGCGCTCGTCCTCGCCATCTCGGCCCAGCCGAACCTCTTTATCGAGGGGCTCATCGGCGACGTGTACGGCAGCGTCGTGCCCGGCGAGGCCCACTCCTTTTCGGTCCACTTCCCGACCGAACTCACCCCGTACGTGATTATGAGTCTCATCACCATCGTCGTCGGTGCGGCCGCCTTCCCGTTCTACGACCGCATCCACGACGCCATCAACGCGGCCCTGCGCGGCCCCGTCCGCGCGAACTGGTGGTACGACAACTTCGTCGAGGGGCTGACCACGACGAGCGTCGCCGTCACGCCGAAGATTCAGACCGGCCTCCTGCGCACCTACGCGACGTGGGGCCTCTTCGGCTTCGTCGCGCTCGCGCTCGGCGGCTACGCGGCCGCCGGCGTCTCCATGCCCGGATTCAGTACACTCAGCGTCTCGATTCCCATCGTCCTCGTGTTGCTCGTCGCGCTCGTCGCCGCCTTCGCGGTCGACGTCGCGCCGTCGCACGTGGCGGGCGTCCTGACGCTGTCTATCGTCGGCTTCATGGTCGCCATCTTCTACATCCTCGCGGACGCGCCCGACCTCGCGTTGACCCAACTGGTCGTCGAGACGCTCGTGTTGGTCATCTTCCTGCTCGTCTTGGACCGCCTGCCGGCGTTCTACGGCGACGCGCCGGACCGACTCGTCTCCGTCCGCGACGGTCTGCTGTCGCTGGCCGTCGGCGGCACGGTGTTTCTCACCGTGCTGCTGTCGACGGACGCCTCGCCCGACCCGCTCTTACAGGAGTTCTTCGTGGCACGGGCGGGCGTTCCGGCGGAACACGGGCCGTTCTTCGCGGACTACGGCGGCGGCTCGAACATCGTCAACGTCATCCTCGTCGACTTCCGTGGCATCGACACCATGGGCGAGATTTCGGTCGTCGTGATGGCGTCGCTCGCCATCCTGACGCTGATTCGCATGCGAACGCGGGGTGAGACCCAATGA
- a CDS encoding winged helix-turn-helix domain-containing protein, producing MDGRVSSDELLDILGDTESRALLVALRRDSRTAKELGETLDLSLPTVYRRLDRLCECGLVTSTTEVRDDGTHCRRYECDFDETVVSLSDEGFRTEPRSTPPVSGDQVESENN from the coding sequence ATGGACGGACGTGTGTCGAGCGACGAACTCCTCGATATACTCGGAGACACCGAGTCCCGGGCGCTGCTCGTGGCGCTCCGCCGCGACTCTCGCACCGCGAAGGAACTCGGTGAGACGCTCGACCTCTCGCTTCCGACCGTGTACCGACGGCTCGACCGGCTGTGCGAGTGCGGCCTCGTCACCTCGACGACCGAGGTTCGCGACGACGGGACCCACTGCCGCCGCTACGAGTGCGACTTCGACGAGACGGTCGTCTCCCTTTCGGACGAGGGGTTCCGGACCGAACCCCGCTCGACACCCCCGGTATCGGGCGATCAAGTCGAGTCAGAGAACAACTGA
- the hpt gene encoding hypoxanthine/guanine phosphoribosyltransferase produces the protein MDQLRQSLLDAPIIEKGDYEYFVHPISDGVPMLEPGLLREIVIKIIRKANLENVDKIVTPAAMGIHISTAVSLMTDIPLVVIRKREYGLDGEVSLHQQTGYSEGDMFINDVNEGDRVLVLDDVLSTGGTMKAVLDALDHIGADVVDTVAIIKKAGPNELDDSDHHVKTLINVTVEDGEVVIVDEHGDD, from the coding sequence ATGGACCAGTTGCGGCAGTCCCTTCTCGACGCGCCGATCATCGAAAAAGGAGATTACGAGTACTTCGTCCACCCCATCAGCGACGGTGTTCCGATGCTGGAACCGGGGCTCCTCCGCGAAATCGTCATCAAAATCATCCGCAAGGCGAACCTCGAAAACGTCGACAAAATCGTCACGCCGGCGGCGATGGGCATCCACATCTCGACGGCCGTCTCGCTGATGACGGACATCCCGCTCGTCGTCATCCGCAAGCGCGAGTACGGCCTCGACGGCGAGGTGTCGCTCCACCAGCAGACGGGCTACTCCGAGGGCGACATGTTCATCAACGACGTCAACGAGGGCGACCGCGTGCTCGTCCTCGACGACGTGCTGTCGACCGGCGGCACGATGAAGGCCGTCCTCGACGCGCTCGACCACATCGGCGCGGACGTCGTCGACACCGTCGCCATCATCAAGAAGGCCGGCCCGAACGAACTCGACGACTCGGACCACCACGTCAAGACGCTCATCAACGTGACCGTCGAAGACGGCGAGGTCGTCATCGTCGACGAGCACGGCGACGACTGA
- a CDS encoding type 1 glutamine amidotransferase domain-containing protein, producing the protein MTSALFIVSEDGYWGEECIEPLTTLTDAGVDVTVATPTGGVPVVDERSVDPEEVGEELAERVVEVHENDERLQSPKPIAQVDADEYDAVVFPGGHGTAWDVNQDRHARQALLQAVAGDDSKALVVCHAVGILGFTREADGSFLVEGREVTGFPNEWEEGIVDDDDLMPDGRKLPYWVEDEVKAVGGVWDAELDSDTSVTVDGDLITARGPGSSAAAAQTLLDEL; encoded by the coding sequence ATGACATCGGCGCTTTTCATCGTCAGCGAAGACGGCTACTGGGGAGAGGAATGCATCGAGCCGCTTACGACTCTGACCGACGCCGGCGTGGACGTAACCGTTGCGACGCCGACGGGCGGCGTCCCGGTCGTCGACGAGCGCTCTGTCGACCCCGAGGAGGTCGGCGAGGAACTCGCAGAGCGCGTCGTCGAGGTCCACGAGAACGACGAGCGACTCCAGAGCCCGAAGCCGATTGCACAGGTCGACGCCGACGAGTACGACGCCGTGGTGTTCCCCGGCGGTCACGGGACCGCGTGGGACGTCAATCAGGACCGACACGCCCGACAGGCGCTCTTGCAGGCGGTCGCCGGCGACGACTCGAAGGCGCTCGTCGTCTGCCACGCGGTCGGCATCCTCGGATTCACCCGCGAGGCCGACGGCTCGTTCCTCGTTGAGGGGCGCGAGGTCACCGGCTTCCCCAACGAGTGGGAAGAGGGTATCGTCGACGACGACGATCTGATGCCCGACGGCCGGAAGCTCCCGTACTGGGTCGAAGACGAGGTGAAGGCCGTCGGCGGCGTCTGGGACGCCGAACTCGACAGCGACACCAGCGTCACCGTGGACGGCGACCTCATCACCGCGCGCGGCCCCGGTTCGTCGGCCGCGGCGGCCCAGACGCTGTTGGACGAACTGTAA
- a CDS encoding HNH endonuclease encodes MELAALSLEPGERLSGSELSTRFDRGMTGRGIEICYDDDDQRYLRLFSSDTGPYGDDVTGGEFTYVGEGRTGDQTLTGGNKFLARAKRHPLPIFFFHRESGEADWEYQGQVEVVDYACGPFEGDDRDVYRFVLRRRHETRERVDDEEAAADLAPAGRTETTRSRIIRNTTLAAELKARYSHTCQVCGERRRRGVHDGYAEAHHLKPLGRPHDGPDVKANLLVLCPDHHADFDYGMIAVDPETYTIAHAYERELDGASLSVREDHDLDAAFLDYHNRTIASF; translated from the coding sequence GTGGAACTCGCAGCGCTCTCGCTCGAACCCGGCGAACGGTTGAGCGGGTCAGAACTCAGCACCCGGTTCGACCGCGGCATGACGGGGCGAGGCATTGAAATCTGTTACGACGACGACGACCAACGGTATCTCCGTCTCTTTTCGAGCGATACCGGGCCGTACGGTGACGACGTGACCGGCGGCGAGTTCACGTACGTCGGAGAAGGACGGACCGGTGACCAGACGCTCACCGGCGGGAACAAGTTTCTGGCGCGGGCGAAACGCCACCCGTTACCGATATTCTTCTTCCACCGCGAGTCGGGAGAGGCCGACTGGGAGTATCAGGGCCAAGTCGAGGTCGTCGATTACGCGTGCGGACCGTTCGAAGGCGACGACAGGGACGTCTATCGATTCGTGCTCCGCCGCCGTCACGAAACGCGGGAGCGAGTCGACGACGAGGAAGCCGCCGCAGACCTCGCGCCCGCGGGACGCACCGAGACGACGCGGAGCCGAATCATTCGGAACACGACACTTGCGGCCGAGTTGAAAGCGCGGTACTCCCACACGTGCCAAGTCTGTGGGGAGCGTCGTCGCCGGGGGGTTCACGACGGGTACGCCGAGGCGCACCATCTCAAACCGCTCGGGCGGCCCCACGATGGCCCGGACGTCAAGGCGAACCTGCTCGTTCTCTGCCCCGACCACCACGCGGACTTCGACTACGGAATGATAGCCGTCGACCCCGAGACGTACACCATCGCCCACGCCTACGAACGCGAGTTAGACGGGGCTTCGCTTTCTGTCCGCGAGGACCACGACCTCGATGCCGCGTTTCTCGACTACCACAACCGAACCATCGCGTCGTTTTAA